The Candidatus Komeilibacteria bacterium CG_4_10_14_0_2_um_filter_37_10 genome contains the following window.
CAAATGTTTAACCTCTGGCTGTCGGAAATGGAAAAATTCTTGGCCAAAAATAGTAAATGGCAAAGCGATCGTTACGATAATAGCTACTACCGTTAACCAGCTCAGTAATGCCGACGCGGGTTTAGCTTTAAACATAAATTTATTGGTACGTACCGAATAAATTAAAAGCAATTCCGTTAAGATGCTGCCAATAAACCAATTGGTTTGTAAGGTCTCTGGTGAGATCCGATAAAATAAAGCAAAAAACATAAAATCAAAAATAGTACTGACAATACCCAGCATCATAGCGATAAAAGTAATGTCTTTAACATTATACTGTTTGGGTTTTTTTAACTCGTCAGGATCAACGGCATCAGTAGAAATAGCAATCATCGGGAAATCGGATAGCAAATTCAAAAGCAAAATCTGAATGGGCAACATGGGCAAAAAATCAATAAATAATGTCGAGATAGCCACGGCATAAAAATTACCAAAATTAGAAATCAATGTCGCTTTAATATACTTTACGGTATTAGCAAATACTTTGCGTCCCTCCTCAATACCATTAAGAACAGCCTGCAAATCTTTTTCCAATAAAATAATATCTGCCGCCTCCCGCGAAACGTCAGCGGCTGACTGCACGACAATCGAAACGCCAGCTGCTTTCAAAGCCGGCGTATCATTAATTCCTTCCCCCAAAAAACCAACTGCCCACTTCTCTTGTAAAAGCGTAATTATTAAATGCTTTTGTTCTGGTGCCACTCGAGCAAAGACCTGATATCGTTCAATGGCTTTCCTTTGTTCCCCGGCATTCATGGCTAGCAAATCAGCCGCCACCAAAACATCGGTGCTTTTTGTTATCAAACCAATTTGCTGCGCCACCGCACCAGCCACTTCCGGACCGTCACCAGTTAAAATAACCATCTTCACCCCTAATTCTTGGGCTTTGCGAGCAACAGCATAAGTACTTTCTTTAATCGGATCAACAAAAGAAATAGCACCCAAAAAAGTAAAGCCCTTAACTTCCTTTTCTAATCCATCCACCAGTTTATCCATTTTTTGTTTTGGGAGTTTTTTGCTAGCGATTGCTAAAACTCGACAACCACAAGTGCCTTGCTGGACCAACCATTCATTTAATTTAGTTCTTTTTTCTGTCGTTAAATTTTCTGACTGATCAGCAATGACTTCTGGTGCACCGCGGACAATCATTTCATATTGCTCGTCTTTTTTAACCAAAACGGCATTGCGCTTCCAATTGGGATCAAAAGGTAATTCCCCGACACGCTCATAACTAGAATAAATAACTTTCTCCTCCTCTGACAATCCTTGGGCGACGGCAATATCAAATGGCTCTAGCCTATCACCCGCAATAGCATCAGCTGCTAAATTGGCATATAAAATAGTTTTACTATCTGAAGTAGAGAATAATTCCGCGATGGTTAATTTATTTTCCGTTAAAGTGCCTGTTTTATCAGTACATAATATTTCAATACCGCCCAAATCTTCAATCGCTGATAATCTTTTGACTACTACTCTATTTTTCGCTAATTGTCTGGCACCGTGCGCTAAAGAAAAAGTAGTTACTACTGGCAGAGCCTCGGGAATAACGCTGACAGCTAGCGCGATAGAAAAAATGATCAAACTAATGAGGTCTTGATTCTCTCTATTAAATAAAAGGTTGGCCGCAAAAACTACCGCTAATGTTAAAATAATTAATCTCAAAATAAATGAGCTAAACCGAGCAATGCCTTTTTCAAAATTACTCACTTTTTTCGTTTCGGCAGTCAGCTTAGCAATATCACCCATCACGGTTTGGGCACCAATAGCTATAACCACTGCCTTGGCTCCGCCGCTGACAATGCTGGTGCCAGAAAAACCAATGTTGGTTGCCTGATAGAGCTCTTTAATTTCTTCCCTAATCTGTTCACTGTCTTTTTTAATACTAACTGACTCACCGGTCAATATTGATTCGTCAATCGTTAAATTGTGTGTTTCCAAAAATCGCACATCGGCTAAAATCCTATCGCCAGTTGCTACGATAACAATATCACCAGGAGTTAGATTCTCTGATGGTACTATTATTTCTTTGCCCTGACGAATGACCTTGGCTGAGGAACGAACATACTGTCGTAAAATTTGTAATGTTTTTTCCGACTTATACTCCTGGTAAAAGCCCAAAGAAACATTGATGATGATAAACAACAAGATCATTAGTCCTTCAATGTTTTCACCTAAAATAATTGATAAGATAATAGCAGCTAGTAATAAATAAATGAACGGGGACTTAAATTGACGCCAGAGAATATGCCACCACATAACACTCTCATGGGCCAGCACATTTAATCCATAGTGGTTCACTCTTTTCAAAACCTCTTCTTCGGTTAAGCCGTTTACTGAATCTGTTTTTGCTTCTTGTAAAGCTTCTGCTGTTGAATAATTTATAAATTTTTGCCAAATTATCATTACTTTATGATTATGAATAAAGACTACTTTATTATAACATTTTTTATTGCCGTATTGTTATAAAAAATAATAATTAAATCTAACGCTATTCGTGGTTGTATCTTTACTTTTGCTCAAATTTATTATAAGATTGGCACAAACAAAAAAGGAGAAATTTTATGC
Protein-coding sequences here:
- a CDS encoding cation-transporting ATPase; this encodes MIIWQKFINYSTAEALQEAKTDSVNGLTEEEVLKRVNHYGLNVLAHESVMWWHILWRQFKSPFIYLLLAAIILSIILGENIEGLMILLFIIINVSLGFYQEYKSEKTLQILRQYVRSSAKVIRQGKEIIVPSENLTPGDIVIVATGDRILADVRFLETHNLTIDESILTGESVSIKKDSEQIREEIKELYQATNIGFSGTSIVSGGAKAVVIAIGAQTVMGDIAKLTAETKKVSNFEKGIARFSSFILRLIILTLAVVFAANLLFNRENQDLISLIIFSIALAVSVIPEALPVVTTFSLAHGARQLAKNRVVVKRLSAIEDLGGIEILCTDKTGTLTENKLTIAELFSTSDSKTILYANLAADAIAGDRLEPFDIAVAQGLSEEEKVIYSSYERVGELPFDPNWKRNAVLVKKDEQYEMIVRGAPEVIADQSENLTTEKRTKLNEWLVQQGTCGCRVLAIASKKLPKQKMDKLVDGLEKEVKGFTFLGAISFVDPIKESTYAVARKAQELGVKMVILTGDGPEVAGAVAQQIGLITKSTDVLVAADLLAMNAGEQRKAIERYQVFARVAPEQKHLIITLLQEKWAVGFLGEGINDTPALKAAGVSIVVQSAADVSREAADIILLEKDLQAVLNGIEEGRKVFANTVKYIKATLISNFGNFYAVAISTLFIDFLPMLPIQILLLNLLSDFPMIAISTDAVDPDELKKPKQYNVKDITFIAMMLGIVSTIFDFMFFALFYRISPETLQTNWFIGSILTELLLIYSVRTNKFMFKAKPASALLSWLTVVAIIVTIALPFTIFGQEFFHFRQPEVKHLLWIFGLVIAYLISTETVKNMYNRLLLRTEKNKSVAI